The following are from one region of the Escherichia sp. E4742 genome:
- the mdtB gene encoding multidrug efflux RND transporter permease subunit MdtB, with the protein MQVLPPSSTGGPSRLFIMRPVATTLLMVAILLAGIIGYRALPISALPEVDYPTIQVVTLYPGASPDVMTSAVTAPLERQFGQMSGLKQMSSQSSGGASVITLQFQLTLPLDVAEQEVQAAINAATNLLPSDLPNPPVYSKVNPADPPIMTLAVTSTAMPMTQVEDMVETRVAQKISQISGVGLVTLSGGQRPAVRVKLNAQAIAALGLTSETVRTAITGANVNSAKGSLDGPSRAVTLSANDQMQSAEEYRQLIIAYQNGAPIRLGDVATVEQGAENSWLGAWANKEQAIVMNVQRQPGANIISTADSIRQMLPQLTESLPKSVKVTVLSDRTTNIRASVNDTQFELMMAIALVVMIIYLFLRNIPATIIPGVAVPLSLIGTFAVMVFLDFSINNLTLMALTIATGFVVDDAIVVIENISRYIEKGEKPLAAALKGAGEIGFTIISLTFSLIAVLIPLLFMGDIVGRLFREFAITLAVAILISAVVSLTLTPMMCARMLSQESLRKQNRFSRASEKMFDRIIAAYGRGLAKVLNHPWLTLSVALSTLLLSVLLWVFIPKGFFPVQDNGIIQGTLQAPQSSSFANMAQRQRQVADVILQDPAVQSLTSFVGVDGTNPSLNSARLQINLKPLDERDDRVQKVIARLQTAVDKVPGVDLFLQPTQDLTIDTQVSRTQYQFTLQATSLDALSTWVPQLIEKLQQLPQLSDVSSDWQDKGLVAYVNVDRDSASRLGISMADVDNALYNAFGQRLISTIYTQANQYRVVLEHNTENTPGLAALDTIRLTSSDGGVVPLSSIAKIEQRFAPLSINHLDQFPVTTISFNVPDNYSLGDAVQAIMDTEKTLNLPVDITTQFQGSTLAFQSALGSTVWLIVAAVVAMYIVLGILYESFIHPITILSTLPTAGVGALLALLIAGSELDVIAIIGIILLIGIVKKNAIMMIDFALAAEREQGMSPRDAIYQACLLRFRPILMTTLAALLGALPLMLSTGVGAELRRPLGIGMVGGLVVSQVLTLFTTPVIYLLFDRLALWTKSRFARHEEEA; encoded by the coding sequence ATGCAGGTGTTACCTCCGAGCAGCACAGGCGGCCCGTCGCGCCTGTTTATTATGCGTCCTGTCGCCACCACGCTGCTGATGGTGGCGATCTTACTCGCCGGGATTATCGGTTATCGCGCCCTTCCCATTTCGGCACTGCCGGAAGTGGATTATCCGACCATTCAGGTGGTTACACTCTACCCCGGTGCGAGCCCGGATGTCATGACCTCTGCCGTTACCGCGCCGCTCGAACGCCAGTTTGGGCAGATGTCCGGCCTGAAACAAATGTCGTCGCAAAGTTCCGGCGGCGCGTCAGTTATCACCTTGCAGTTCCAGCTAACCTTACCGCTGGATGTCGCCGAGCAGGAAGTGCAGGCCGCGATTAACGCCGCCACTAACCTGTTGCCGAGCGATCTGCCTAACCCGCCGGTTTACAGCAAAGTGAACCCGGCAGATCCGCCGATCATGACGCTCGCCGTCACCTCAACAGCCATGCCGATGACGCAGGTAGAAGATATGGTGGAAACCCGCGTCGCGCAGAAAATCTCGCAGATTTCCGGCGTCGGGCTGGTGACACTTTCCGGCGGTCAGCGTCCGGCTGTTCGCGTCAAACTTAACGCCCAGGCAATTGCCGCACTCGGTCTGACCAGCGAAACCGTGCGCACCGCCATTACCGGCGCTAACGTTAACTCGGCGAAAGGTAGCCTTGATGGCCCTTCCCGTGCGGTCACGCTTTCCGCGAACGACCAGATGCAATCCGCCGAAGAGTATCGCCAGCTAATCATTGCCTACCAGAACGGCGCGCCGATTCGTCTTGGCGATGTCGCAACCGTAGAACAAGGCGCAGAAAACAGCTGGCTCGGCGCATGGGCGAATAAAGAACAGGCCATTGTGATGAATGTTCAGCGCCAGCCAGGTGCTAACATTATCTCCACCGCTGACAGTATTCGTCAGATGTTACCTCAGCTCACCGAGAGTTTGCCGAAATCGGTGAAGGTGACGGTGCTTTCCGATCGCACTACCAACATCCGCGCTTCAGTTAACGATACCCAGTTTGAATTGATGATGGCTATCGCGCTGGTAGTAATGATTATCTACCTGTTTTTGCGCAATATTCCGGCGACCATCATTCCCGGCGTTGCTGTACCGCTGTCGTTAATCGGCACTTTCGCGGTTATGGTGTTTCTCGATTTTTCAATCAATAACCTGACGCTGATGGCGTTAACTATCGCCACCGGATTCGTGGTCGATGACGCCATCGTGGTGATCGAAAACATTTCCCGCTATATCGAAAAAGGCGAAAAACCGCTGGCGGCGGCGCTCAAGGGCGCAGGTGAAATCGGCTTTACCATTATCTCGCTGACCTTCTCACTGATTGCGGTGTTGATCCCCCTGCTGTTTATGGGCGATATCGTCGGGCGACTGTTCCGCGAGTTTGCTATTACTCTGGCAGTCGCGATTTTGATCTCAGCCGTGGTGTCGCTGACCCTGACACCGATGATGTGCGCACGGATGCTCAGCCAGGAGTCGTTGCGTAAACAGAACCGCTTCTCCCGTGCCTCGGAGAAAATGTTCGACAGGATAATCGCCGCCTATGGTCGTGGACTTGCGAAAGTGCTGAATCACCCGTGGCTGACCTTAAGCGTCGCGCTCAGCACGCTGCTGCTAAGCGTTCTATTGTGGGTGTTCATTCCGAAAGGTTTCTTCCCGGTACAGGACAACGGCATTATTCAGGGCACTTTGCAGGCACCGCAATCCAGCTCCTTTGCCAATATGGCCCAGCGGCAACGCCAGGTCGCGGACGTGATTTTGCAGGATCCGGCAGTGCAAAGTTTGACCTCATTTGTTGGCGTTGATGGCACTAACCCGTCGCTGAACAGTGCGCGTTTGCAGATCAACCTCAAACCGTTGGATGAACGTGATGATCGGGTGCAAAAAGTCATCGCCCGTCTGCAAACGGCGGTGGATAAAGTGCCGGGCGTCGATCTCTTCCTGCAACCAACGCAGGACCTGACTATTGATACACAGGTCAGCCGCACCCAGTACCAGTTTACCTTGCAGGCCACCTCACTGGATGCGCTCAGTACCTGGGTGCCGCAGTTGATAGAAAAACTCCAGCAGCTGCCACAGCTTTCTGATGTCTCCAGCGACTGGCAGGACAAAGGGCTGGTGGCGTATGTCAATGTTGATCGCGACAGCGCCAGCCGTCTGGGGATCAGCATGGCGGATGTCGATAACGCCCTGTACAACGCGTTTGGTCAGCGACTGATTTCCACTATTTATACTCAGGCTAACCAGTATCGCGTGGTGCTGGAACACAACACCGAAAATACCCCAGGGCTTGCGGCGCTGGATACCATTCGCCTGACCAGCAGCGACGGCGGCGTGGTGCCGCTAAGTTCAATTGCCAAAATTGAGCAGCGTTTTGCGCCGCTCTCCATCAACCATCTGGATCAGTTCCCGGTCACCACCATCTCCTTTAACGTGCCGGATAACTATTCGCTCGGCGATGCGGTGCAGGCGATTATGGACACCGAGAAGACGCTGAATCTGCCAGTGGATATCACCACGCAGTTTCAGGGCAGCACCCTCGCCTTCCAGTCGGCGCTGGGCAGCACTGTCTGGCTGATTGTCGCGGCGGTAGTGGCGATGTATATCGTGCTCGGCATTCTGTACGAGAGTTTTATTCACCCGATCACCATTCTCTCGACGCTACCCACGGCAGGTGTCGGCGCACTACTGGCGTTATTGATTGCCGGTAGTGAGCTGGATGTGATTGCGATTATCGGCATTATTTTGCTGATCGGTATCGTGAAGAAGAACGCCATCATGATGATCGACTTCGCGCTGGCTGCTGAGCGCGAGCAAGGCATGTCGCCGCGCGATGCCATCTACCAGGCTTGTCTGTTGCGTTTTCGTCCGATCCTGATGACCACTCTGGCGGCTCTGCTTGGCGCGCTGCCGCTGATGTTGAGTACCGGGGTCGGCGCGGAACTGCGTCGTCCGTTAGGCATCGGTATGGTCGGCGGTCTGGTTGTCAGCCAGGTGCTGACGCTGTTTACCACGCCGGTGATTTATTTGCTGTTCGACCGCCTGGCATTGTGGACCAAAAGCCGCTTTGCTCGTCATGAAGAGGAGGCGTAA
- a CDS encoding class I SAM-dependent methyltransferase yields the protein MTGHATILDMCCGSRMFWFDKNDDRAIFSDIRKEEHTLCDGRRLIISPDLIADFRALPFADASFPVVVFDPPHLERVGDKAWMGKKYGRLNKDTWRDDLRQGFKEAFRVLWPHGVMIFKWNETQIPVRQILALTDRKPVIGQRTGKGDKTHWIIFMKEGNQ from the coding sequence GTGACTGGACATGCAACAATCCTCGACATGTGCTGTGGCAGTCGCATGTTCTGGTTCGATAAGAATGACGACCGGGCGATATTTAGCGATATCAGAAAAGAAGAGCACACATTGTGTGATGGACGACGCCTGATTATCAGTCCTGACCTGATAGCAGATTTTCGAGCATTACCATTTGCAGACGCATCGTTTCCGGTTGTTGTATTCGACCCTCCGCATCTTGAGCGTGTTGGTGATAAAGCCTGGATGGGAAAGAAATATGGACGGCTGAATAAAGATACCTGGCGTGATGATTTGCGGCAGGGATTTAAAGAAGCCTTTCGTGTGTTGTGGCCACATGGCGTTATGATTTTTAAATGGAATGAAACACAAATACCTGTTCGCCAGATATTGGCACTGACCGACAGAAAGCCTGTTATCGGTCAACGAACAGGAAAGGGTGACAAGACCCACTGGATTATTTTTATGAAGGAGGGCAACCAGTGA
- a CDS encoding DUF4014 family protein yields the protein MTTLFRKNYPRKSRATEFLFLILFIVLMIPISPLILVWGIGKIIEPVIELYNDVVWASFNALHNKINPYKEN from the coding sequence ATGACTACACTATTCAGGAAAAATTATCCGCGAAAGAGCAGAGCAACAGAATTCCTGTTTCTCATTCTGTTTATCGTGTTGATGATACCGATATCCCCGTTAATTCTGGTATGGGGAATCGGGAAAATAATTGAGCCAGTTATTGAATTGTATAACGACGTGGTATGGGCGTCGTTCAACGCACTACACAATAAAATTAATCCGTATAAGGAAAACTGA
- a CDS encoding DUF551 domain-containing protein, with protein MTTITRESAEIKSFITGFLSDAAHDNQSSNSLLANVFRIALASLEAEPVAWKATFTQIDNEYNTFTALYSDKAEVERWVRLHEIGDFRAEITPLYTAQPAPVAPDGWISCSDAVPAEYCDVILCDDLGNVFPGSWDKVFCPIRGGNKMAFVDKDGIEVESSTHWMPLP; from the coding sequence ATGACCACTATTACGAGAGAAAGCGCGGAGATTAAATCATTCATCACTGGCTTCCTGAGCGACGCGGCGCACGATAACCAATCGTCAAACAGTCTGCTTGCTAATGTGTTTCGTATCGCACTGGCATCGCTGGAAGCAGAGCCGGTGGCGTGGAAGGCAACCTTCACGCAAATTGACAATGAATATAATACGTTCACTGCTCTGTATTCTGACAAAGCAGAAGTCGAACGGTGGGTGCGACTGCATGAAATAGGTGACTTTCGGGCAGAAATAACACCGCTTTATACAGCCCAACCAGCGCCGGTAGCTCCAGATGGTTGGATAAGCTGTAGTGATGCAGTTCCTGCTGAATATTGCGATGTGATTCTGTGCGATGATCTCGGGAATGTATTCCCCGGTTCCTGGGATAAGGTTTTTTGCCCCATTCGAGGCGGGAATAAGATGGCTTTTGTGGACAAAGACGGCATCGAAGTAGAGAGCTCAACTCACTGGATGCCGCTACCGTAA
- a CDS encoding HNH endonuclease signature motif containing protein yields MSKNDISYEYLISNIHYDKETGVFKKIIKSNNGDIIGFKPTGCTHSMGYIRIYINKKWYLAHRLAWLYVTGKWPVNVIDHINRNKADNRFINLRDVSSRENNSNTSRNKGTEIGTERCAYGWRAYIGVNGKLHHLGSYATCDGAKYAYALAKYQVEIYGYLRPTPIDCRKLNYGNRGNRNGNPKSNRRKFHQ; encoded by the coding sequence ATGTCAAAAAATGACATTTCATATGAATACCTCATTAGCAACATTCACTACGATAAAGAAACTGGGGTTTTCAAGAAGATAATTAAATCAAATAATGGGGATATAATTGGTTTCAAACCAACTGGCTGTACGCACTCGATGGGATACATAAGGATATATATTAATAAAAAATGGTATTTAGCGCACAGACTAGCTTGGTTATATGTTACCGGGAAATGGCCAGTAAATGTAATTGATCACATCAACAGAAATAAAGCTGACAACAGGTTTATTAACCTACGAGATGTCTCCAGTAGGGAAAACAATAGCAATACAAGTAGAAATAAAGGAACTGAAATAGGCACAGAAAGGTGTGCTTATGGATGGAGAGCATACATAGGTGTTAATGGAAAACTACATCACCTTGGCTCATATGCAACATGTGATGGTGCAAAATATGCGTATGCTCTAGCAAAATATCAAGTAGAAATATATGGTTACCTGCGCCCCACACCAATCGATTGCAGAAAATTAAATTACGGAAACAGGGGGAATCGTAATGGAAATCCTAAATCAAACCGTCGCAAGTTCCATCAGTGA
- a CDS encoding tyrosine-type recombinase/integrase, which yields MGRRRSHERRDLPPNLYIRNNGYYCYRDPRTGKEFGLGRDRRIAITEAIQANIELLSDSGRESLIDRIKGADVITLHAWLDRYETILSERGIRPKTLLDYASKIRAIRRKLPDKPLADISTKEVAAMLNTYVAEGKAASAKLIRSTLVDVFREAIAEGHVATNPVTATRTAKSEVRRSRLTANEYVEIYHAAEPLPIWLRLAMDLAVVTGQRVGDLCRMKWSDINDNHLHIEQGKTGAKLAIPLTLRIDALNISLADTLQKCRKASGSETIIASTHHEPLSPKTVSKYFTKARNASGLSFDGDPPTFHELRSLSARLYRNQIGDKFAQRLLGHKSDSMAARYRDSRGREWDKIEIDK from the coding sequence ATGGGAAGAAGGCGAAGTCATGAGCGCCGGGATTTACCCCCTAACCTTTATATAAGAAACAATGGATATTACTGCTACAGGGACCCAAGGACGGGTAAAGAGTTCGGATTAGGAAGAGACAGAAGGATAGCAATCACTGAAGCAATACAGGCCAACATTGAGTTGCTATCAGACAGCGGGCGCGAGTCACTGATAGACAGAATTAAAGGCGCTGACGTAATCACTCTTCATGCGTGGCTTGACCGATATGAAACAATCCTCAGCGAGAGGGGTATCAGGCCGAAAACTCTACTCGACTACGCCAGCAAAATCAGGGCAATCCGAAGAAAATTGCCGGACAAACCGCTCGCTGACATATCAACGAAAGAGGTGGCAGCAATGCTAAACACCTACGTAGCAGAAGGTAAAGCGGCTTCCGCAAAATTAATCAGGTCAACCCTTGTTGACGTTTTTCGTGAGGCAATAGCCGAGGGGCATGTAGCAACGAATCCGGTAACAGCAACCCGCACAGCAAAGTCAGAAGTAAGGCGCTCAAGGCTGACAGCTAATGAGTATGTCGAGATTTACCATGCAGCCGAACCTCTCCCAATCTGGCTAAGACTGGCGATGGATTTGGCTGTCGTTACAGGGCAGAGAGTCGGCGATTTGTGCAGAATGAAATGGTCAGACATAAACGACAACCATCTTCACATTGAACAGGGTAAAACAGGGGCTAAGCTCGCCATTCCGCTGACGCTAAGGATTGACGCGCTCAATATCTCATTGGCTGATACACTACAGAAATGCAGGAAGGCCAGCGGCAGTGAAACAATAATTGCATCAACGCATCACGAACCACTTTCCCCGAAAACAGTATCGAAGTATTTTACAAAGGCGAGAAATGCATCTGGACTCTCATTTGATGGAGACCCGCCAACATTCCATGAACTGCGTAGCCTGTCTGCGAGGCTATACCGGAACCAGATTGGCGATAAGTTTGCTCAACGTCTTCTCGGGCATAAATCAGATTCAATGGCGGCGCGGTATAGGGACAGCCGTGGACGGGAATGGGACAAAATTGAAATCGACAAATGA
- a CDS encoding phage anti-RecBCD protein, which produces MPAPLYGADDPRRCSGNSVLEVLDKFRKNYDLIMSLPQETKEEKEFRHCIWLAEKEERERIYQTLIRPFRKATYTHFPEYIDSRLRNYRSRYGAISND; this is translated from the coding sequence ATGCCAGCGCCTCTGTATGGTGCGGATGACCCGCGCCGCTGTTCCGGCAATTCCGTATTGGAGGTGCTGGATAAATTCAGAAAAAACTACGACCTGATAATGTCGCTACCGCAGGAAACGAAAGAGGAAAAGGAATTTCGCCATTGTATATGGCTTGCAGAGAAAGAAGAACGCGAGCGAATTTACCAGACATTAATCCGACCATTCCGCAAAGCCACATATACCCACTTCCCTGAATATATCGACTCGCGCCTACGTAATTACCGCTCACGCTATGGCGCTATCAGTAATGACTGA
- a CDS encoding excisionase translates to MYLTLQEWNARQRRPRSLETVRRWVRECRIFPPPVKDGREYLFHESAVKVDLNRPVTGSLLKRIRNGKKAKS, encoded by the coding sequence ATGTACTTGACACTTCAGGAGTGGAACGCACGCCAGCGGCGCCCAAGAAGCCTTGAAACAGTTCGTCGATGGGTACGCGAGTGCAGGATATTCCCTCCTCCGGTTAAGGATGGAAGAGAGTATCTGTTCCACGAATCAGCGGTAAAGGTTGACTTAAATCGACCAGTAACAGGTAGCCTTTTGAAGAGGATCAGAAATGGGAAGAAGGCGAAGTCATGA
- the mdtA gene encoding multidrug efflux RND transporter subunit MdtA: protein MKGSYKSRWVIVIVVVIAAIAAFWFWQGSNESQSAAPGATKQAQQSPAGGRRGMRSGPLAPVQAATAVEQAVPRYLTGLGTITAANTVTVRSRVDGQLMALHFQEGQQVKAGDLLAEIDPSQFKVALAQAQGQLAKDKATLANARRDLARYQQLAKTNLVSRQELDAQQALVSETEGTIKADEASVASAQLQLDWSRITAPVDGRVGLKQVDVGNQISSGDTTGIVVITQTHPIDLVFTLPESDIATVVQAQKAGKPLVVEAWDRTNSKKLSEGTLLSLDNQIDATTGTIKVKARFNNQDDALFPNQFVNARMLVDTEQNAVVIPTAALQMGNEGHFVWVLNSENKVSKHLVTPGIQDSQKVVIRAGISAGDRVVTDGIDRLTEGAKVEVVEAQSATTPEEKATSREYAKKGARS, encoded by the coding sequence ATGAAAGGCAGTTATAAATCCCGTTGGGTAATCGTAATCGTGGTGGTTATCGCCGCCATCGCCGCATTCTGGTTCTGGCAAGGCAGCAATGAATCCCAGAGCGCAGCCCCAGGTGCGACGAAACAAGCGCAGCAATCGCCAGCGGGTGGTCGCCGTGGAATGCGTTCCGGCCCATTAGCCCCGGTTCAGGCGGCGACCGCCGTAGAACAGGCAGTTCCGCGTTACCTCACCGGGCTTGGCACTATTACCGCTGCTAACACCGTTACGGTGCGCAGTCGCGTAGATGGTCAACTGATGGCGTTACATTTCCAGGAAGGCCAGCAGGTCAAAGCAGGCGATTTGCTGGCAGAAATTGACCCCAGCCAGTTCAAAGTTGCATTAGCACAAGCCCAGGGCCAACTGGCAAAAGATAAAGCCACACTTGCCAACGCCCGCCGTGACCTGGCGCGTTATCAACAACTGGCAAAAACCAATCTCGTATCTCGTCAGGAACTGGATGCCCAACAGGCGCTGGTCAGTGAAACCGAAGGCACCATTAAAGCCGATGAAGCGAGCGTCGCCAGCGCACAGCTGCAACTCGACTGGAGCCGGATTACTGCGCCAGTCGATGGTCGCGTTGGCCTGAAGCAGGTTGATGTTGGTAACCAAATCTCCAGTGGCGACACCACCGGGATTGTGGTGATCACCCAGACGCATCCTATCGATTTAGTCTTTACCCTGCCGGAAAGCGATATCGCTACCGTTGTACAAGCACAAAAAGCCGGAAAACCGCTGGTGGTTGAAGCCTGGGATCGCACCAACTCGAAGAAATTAAGTGAAGGCACGCTGTTAAGTCTCGATAACCAAATCGATGCCACTACCGGTACGATTAAAGTGAAAGCACGCTTTAATAATCAGGATGATGCGCTGTTTCCCAATCAGTTTGTTAACGCCCGCATGTTAGTCGACACCGAACAAAACGCCGTGGTGATCCCCACCGCCGCCCTGCAAATGGGCAACGAAGGCCATTTTGTCTGGGTACTGAATAGCGAAAACAAAGTCAGCAAACATCTGGTGACGCCGGGCATTCAGGACAGTCAGAAAGTGGTGATCCGCGCAGGTATTTCTGCGGGCGATCGCGTGGTGACGGACGGCATTGATCGCCTGACCGAAGGGGCGAAAGTGGAAGTGGTGGAAGCCCAGAGCGCCACCACTCCGGAAGAGAAAGCCACCAGCCGCGAATACGCGAAAAAAGGAGCGCGCTCCTGA
- a CDS encoding DUF2737 family protein encodes MRGLAYNPGILPAEMIIRQRVKPMPSREELLKRNSFGSVNDNRYLEMILRSKKDYVKK; translated from the coding sequence ATGAGAGGACTTGCATACAATCCCGGCATTCTTCCGGCAGAAATGATTATTCGCCAACGCGTAAAGCCAATGCCATCAAGAGAGGAATTACTTAAGAGAAATAGTTTCGGTTCTGTTAACGACAACAGATATCTTGAAATGATTTTGAGGAGTAAGAAGGATTATGTCAAAAAATGA